A single Lactuca sativa cultivar Salinas chromosome 8, Lsat_Salinas_v11, whole genome shotgun sequence DNA region contains:
- the LOC128127609 gene encoding senescence-specific cysteine protease SAG39-like has translation MTSTNQTALSFLVLIFFSATLLSHTTSRLLPETSSYESHEQWMARYGRVYKDADEKEQRSKIFQENVRYIESSNSVMNKAYKLAVNEFADLTNQEFTSTRNRFKAHECSPSTSAFRYENVTAVPSSMDWRKKGAVTPVKDQGQCGCCWAFSAVAAMEGITQLKTGKLVSLSEQELVDCDTSGQDQGCEGGLMDDAFDFILNNKGLTTESNYPYKGVDGTCNSNEESNHAAAITGHEDVPANSESALLKAVASQPISVAIDASGSDFQFYSSGVFTGECGTELDHGVTAVGYGASADGTKYWLVKNSWGTGWGQEGYIMMQRDVDAQEGLCGIAMMASYPTA, from the exons ATGACATCAACAAACCAGACAGCCCTGAGTTTTTTGGTATTAATCTTCTTCTCTGCTACTTTGCTTTCACACACTACATCTAGGCTGCTCCCTGAAACTTCCAGCTATGAGAGCCACGAACAATGGATGGCTCGTTATGGACGCGTGTACAAGGATGCTGATGAGAAAGAACAACGTTCAAAGATTTTTCAAGAGAATGTTCGGTACATAGAGTCATCCAACAGTGTCATGAACAAAGCTTACAAACTAGCAGTCAATGAGTTTGCAGACCTTACAAACCAAGAGTTCACGAGCACAAGGAACCGATTCAAGGCACACGAATGTTCCCCATCGACCTCTGCTTTCAGGTATGAAAATGTGACAGCAGTTCCATCATCAATGGACTGGAGAAAGAAAGGAGCAGTAACACCTGTTAAAgaccaaggccaatgtg GGTGTTGCTGGGCGTTTTCAGCTGTGGCAGCTATGGAAGGAATAACCCAACTGAAAACAGGTAAATTGGTGTCTCTATCCGAACAAGAGCTCGTGGACTGCGACACCAGTGGTCAGGATCAGGGATGTGAGGGCGGTCTTATGGACGACGCCTTTGATTTCATCCTAAACAATAAAGGCCTTACTACAGAGAGCAACTACCCGTACAAAGGAGTCGATGGCACCTGCAACAGCAACGAGGAATCTAACCATGCTGCAGCGATTACGGGTCATGAAGATGTTCCTGCTAATAGTGAAAGTGCACTTTTGAAAGCTGTAGCTAGTCAGCCTATTTCTGTGGCCATTGATGCTAGTGGGTCCGACTTCCAATTCTACTCTAGCGGGGTGTTTACGGGAGAATGTGGTACTGAACTAGACCATGGTGTTACTGCGGTTGGTTATGGAGCGAGTGCAGACGGAACTAAATATTGGCTGGTGAAGAACTCTTGGGGAACAGGTTGGGGTCAAGAGGGGTACATAATGATGCAAAGAGATGTTGATGCGCAAGAAGGCCTTTGTGGCATTGCCATGATGGCTTCCTACCCGACTGCATAA